One window of Thermoanaerobacter uzonensis DSM 18761 genomic DNA carries:
- a CDS encoding LytR/AlgR family response regulator transcription factor, whose amino-acid sequence MKKLKALIIDDEPPARDELKYLLSEYEDIEIVGEADNGLAALKLIEELKPEVVFLDINIPKINGSDVAKHISSVGKLPYVVFVTAYDIHAIEAFEIGALDYLLKPISQHRLYKTLEKIRTFYKDTDWKQQYNPSLELENKKIEKLAVEKKGRIKLIDLDEIIFAEAYEGDVMVKTKNDNFIYKGTIKSLEEKLKENAFFRIQKSYIVNLNKIIEILPWFKGTYWVVMDDNKKTQIPVGKSQIKELKLLLGLDRDN is encoded by the coding sequence ATGAAGAAGTTGAAAGCGTTAATTATTGACGACGAACCACCTGCACGAGATGAACTCAAATATCTTCTTAGTGAGTATGAAGACATAGAAATTGTAGGAGAGGCTGACAACGGTCTTGCAGCGCTAAAATTGATAGAAGAGTTAAAGCCTGAAGTAGTATTTCTCGACATAAACATTCCAAAAATAAACGGTTCCGATGTAGCAAAACATATATCTTCTGTCGGGAAACTGCCTTATGTGGTTTTTGTAACCGCTTATGATATACATGCAATAGAAGCTTTTGAAATAGGAGCCCTTGACTATCTTTTAAAACCAATAAGTCAGCATAGGTTATATAAGACATTGGAAAAAATAAGAACCTTTTATAAAGATACGGACTGGAAGCAACAATATAATCCCTCCTTAGAACTCGAAAACAAAAAAATAGAAAAATTAGCTGTTGAAAAAAAAGGAAGAATAAAACTTATCGATTTAGATGAAATAATTTTTGCAGAAGCCTATGAAGGAGACGTTATGGTAAAAACAAAAAATGACAACTTTATATATAAAGGGACGATAAAAAGCCTTGAAGAAAAGCTTAAAGAAAATGCCTTTTTTAGGATTCAAAAAAGTTACATTGTAAACTTAAATAAAATAATAGAAATTTTACCTTGGTTTAAAGGCACTTACTGGGTGGTAATGGATGACAACAAAAAAACCCAAATACCTGTAGGTAAATCTCAAATAAAAGAGCTAAAACTTTTGCTGGGTCTTGACAGGGATAATTAA
- a CDS encoding sensor histidine kinase, whose product MYELLIILAERFSIIALLAFVLSKAEFFKKIIYNSRVTKKDLLLTMVIFGVIGIAGTYVGVPIKDAIANSRVVGPMVAGLIGGPLVGLGAGLIAGVHRFFLGGFTAMSCGISTILEGFSGGLIRKYYKGEHVPWELAFVAGFIGEAVQMLIILTTAKPFSQALELVDIIGLPMMIVNATGIAVFMVIIKSVFDEKEQISAMQAKIALEIASKTLPYLRKGLNEESAQKTAEIIYNSTNVSAVTLTDKKKILAHVGIASDHHKPGTPILTQATKAVLKTKKIRIAKSKEEIGCSHEDCPLSSAVVVPLFKYDKLVGTLKLYKGGSKSRNNVISNTEIELAKGLGHLISYQLEIADAEYQRKLAAEAKLNALQAQINPHFLFNALNTVISFIRTKPDEARELLINLSEYFRHNLKNIGKYVTIEQELNNINAYLYIEKARFGDKLNIEQDIEESVLSYFMPSFTLQPIVENAVKHGILPKGDGGTIKIKIKDEVDYISFCVEDNGIGIKQQDQQNLLRKGFGNGVGIGLYNVNERLTTIFCKECSLVVKSEENIGTKVSFKIPKAYLKRDDVYEEVESVNY is encoded by the coding sequence ATGTATGAGCTTCTGATAATACTTGCAGAAAGGTTTAGCATAATAGCTCTTCTAGCTTTTGTGCTTTCTAAAGCGGAATTTTTCAAAAAAATAATCTATAACAGCCGCGTTACAAAAAAAGACCTTCTTTTGACTATGGTCATCTTTGGGGTAATAGGTATTGCAGGAACTTACGTCGGTGTACCTATAAAAGACGCTATTGCAAACTCAAGAGTGGTAGGTCCAATGGTAGCAGGTTTAATAGGAGGCCCTTTAGTAGGTTTAGGTGCAGGATTAATAGCAGGAGTTCACAGATTTTTTTTAGGCGGTTTTACAGCAATGTCTTGTGGTATATCCACCATTTTAGAAGGATTTTCTGGTGGACTTATAAGAAAATATTATAAAGGGGAACATGTCCCTTGGGAATTGGCATTTGTAGCAGGATTTATAGGTGAAGCTGTACAAATGTTAATCATTTTAACAACTGCCAAGCCTTTTTCCCAAGCTTTAGAATTGGTAGATATTATAGGATTACCTATGATGATAGTAAATGCAACAGGTATTGCTGTATTTATGGTAATAATCAAATCCGTATTTGATGAAAAAGAACAAATCTCTGCCATGCAAGCAAAGATCGCCCTTGAAATTGCATCCAAAACTCTTCCCTACTTAAGAAAAGGACTAAACGAAGAGTCAGCGCAAAAAACAGCTGAAATAATATACAATTCCACAAATGTATCGGCTGTTACACTAACCGATAAAAAGAAAATTCTAGCCCATGTAGGTATCGCTTCAGACCACCATAAACCTGGTACACCAATACTTACGCAAGCAACAAAAGCAGTTTTAAAAACTAAAAAAATCCGCATAGCTAAATCCAAAGAAGAAATCGGATGTTCCCATGAGGATTGTCCTTTATCCTCTGCTGTAGTTGTACCTCTTTTTAAGTACGATAAATTGGTAGGAACATTAAAACTCTACAAAGGAGGAAGTAAATCGAGAAATAATGTCATCTCAAATACAGAAATTGAACTCGCTAAAGGATTGGGACATTTAATATCTTATCAGCTTGAAATCGCTGATGCGGAATACCAAAGAAAATTAGCTGCTGAAGCAAAACTTAACGCTTTACAAGCTCAAATTAATCCTCACTTTTTGTTTAATGCTTTAAATACAGTCATATCTTTTATAAGAACAAAACCTGATGAAGCAAGAGAACTTTTAATAAATTTAAGCGAATATTTTAGACACAACTTAAAAAATATAGGAAAGTATGTTACTATTGAGCAAGAGTTAAACAACATCAATGCTTACCTATATATAGAAAAAGCTCGCTTTGGAGATAAACTAAACATAGAACAAGACATTGAGGAAAGTGTACTGTCCTATTTTATGCCCTCTTTTACTCTTCAGCCAATAGTTGAAAACGCGGTAAAACACGGTATCCTTCCAAAAGGTGATGGGGGAACTATCAAAATTAAAATAAAAGACGAAGTAGACTACATTAGCTTTTGTGTAGAAGACAATGGAATAGGAATAAAACAACAAGACCAGCAAAATCTTTTGAGAAAAGGTTTTGGCAATGGAGTAGGAATCGGTCTTTATAATGTAAATGAAAGGCTTACTACTATATTTTGTAAAGAATGTTCTCTAGTAGTTAAAAGTGAAGAAAACATTGGCACAAAAGTCTCTTTTAAAATACCCAAAGCTTACTTAAAAAGGGATGATGTATATGAAGAAGTTGAAAGCGTTAATTATTGA
- a CDS encoding RNA polymerase sigma factor produces the protein MGQEELLERAKAGEVEAFEILTSEHQKYIYNVILKIVFDKEEALDLTQETLLKAYLNIKKFKGNSSFRTWLYRIAINCAIDYLRKRNVERSNFRKIEEFENEVKDFETPEEVVDKKLTAEIVMKEINKLPLDYKVVLILRDIEGLNYEEISKIMNLNLGTVKSRLWRARNLLKERIKSLPEFLSLDERRQV, from the coding sequence GTGGGACAGGAGGAGTTGTTGGAAAGGGCAAAAGCTGGAGAGGTGGAGGCTTTTGAAATTCTCACAAGCGAGCATCAAAAGTACATATACAACGTGATATTAAAAATTGTTTTTGATAAGGAAGAAGCACTAGACCTCACTCAGGAGACGTTACTTAAAGCATATTTAAATATAAAAAAATTTAAAGGGAATAGCAGTTTCAGGACATGGCTTTATAGGATTGCTATAAACTGTGCTATAGATTATTTAAGAAAAAGAAATGTGGAAAGAAGTAATTTTAGAAAGATAGAAGAATTTGAAAATGAAGTAAAAGATTTTGAAACTCCTGAAGAGGTGGTAGATAAAAAATTAACTGCAGAAATTGTAATGAAGGAAATAAACAAACTTCCTCTAGACTATAAAGTGGTTTTGATTTTAAGAGATATAGAAGGTTTAAACTATGAAGAAATATCCAAGATAATGAATTTAAACTTAGGCACTGTAAAGTCTCGCTTGTGGCGAGCAAGGAATCTGCTTAAAGAGAGAATAAAGTCTTTGCCAGAATTTTTATCATTAGACGAAAGGAGGCAAGTATGA
- a CDS encoding DUF4349 domain-containing protein, with translation MMDCKRALQLIHRYIDGELDAAQKEELEKHIESCESCRKEYQLEKNIIESLKNTPPLELPEDFNKKIHEKLVNQKNILEKKKERLKKTLTVAVIAASFILMTVFVVNIFKFDKSSRIESSAPLNNIKMTQSADLSKKEGINNEGNMFSITGQRGLPAGTSRKITKNATVSLEVEDVNVCYDKVFKLVKEAKGFIESSDETVFTDDTKRINLVLKVREDKFESVISQIKEFGKVTALRIDSKDVTDQYYDLKARLKNLEIEEQKLQDIMNKAPTVKEMLEVESEINRIRSEIESMKEQLKVWENLTSLGTINLSIKEVSRIEKSSTLGSFREIGREAKQAFVNNVNFLMFFIKKLIIILVIILPYIVLVLIGYKVYIYIKKRR, from the coding sequence ATGATGGATTGCAAAAGGGCACTTCAGCTTATACACCGATATATAGATGGTGAATTGGATGCAGCACAAAAGGAAGAATTAGAAAAGCACATAGAAAGCTGTGAAAGTTGCAGAAAAGAATATCAACTGGAGAAAAATATAATAGAAAGTTTAAAAAATACGCCTCCTTTAGAACTACCTGAAGATTTCAATAAAAAAATACACGAAAAGTTGGTTAACCAGAAAAATATTTTAGAGAAGAAAAAAGAAAGGTTAAAAAAGACGTTAACAGTAGCAGTTATTGCAGCTTCTTTCATACTTATGACAGTATTTGTAGTAAATATTTTTAAATTTGATAAATCTTCACGAATAGAATCGAGTGCTCCTTTAAACAATATCAAAATGACTCAAAGTGCTGATTTGTCTAAAAAGGAAGGAATTAATAATGAAGGTAATATGTTTTCAATTACTGGTCAAAGAGGATTGCCAGCAGGAACTTCAAGGAAAATTACAAAAAATGCAACTGTCTCCTTAGAAGTAGAAGATGTTAACGTATGTTATGATAAAGTGTTTAAATTGGTAAAAGAAGCAAAAGGCTTTATTGAAAGTTCCGATGAAACAGTATTTACCGATGATACCAAAAGGATAAATCTTGTTTTGAAGGTGCGGGAAGATAAATTTGAAAGTGTGATTTCTCAGATTAAAGAATTTGGTAAAGTAACAGCTTTAAGAATAGATAGTAAAGACGTTACAGACCAGTATTATGATTTAAAAGCAAGGCTAAAAAACTTAGAAATAGAGGAACAAAAACTTCAAGACATTATGAATAAGGCTCCTACAGTCAAGGAAATGCTTGAAGTAGAATCCGAAATAAACAGGATAAGAAGCGAAATAGAATCAATGAAAGAACAGTTAAAAGTATGGGAAAATCTTACGAGTCTAGGAACTATAAATCTTTCAATAAAAGAGGTTTCCAGGATTGAGAAATCTTCGACTCTAGGTTCTTTTAGGGAAATCGGTAGAGAGGCAAAACAAGCTTTTGTAAATAATGTAAATTTTTTAATGTTTTTTATAAAGAAGTTGATAATAATATTGGTGATAATTTTGCCTTATATTGTCCTGGTTTTAATCGGTTATAAAGTGTATATCTATATCAAAAAGAGAAGATGA